The following nucleotide sequence is from Paracrocinitomix mangrovi.
TGCTCATAGCTTAATTTAATCGCATTTAAATTAAACACGTTTATTAATCCCAGATTGTACTTTTCTTTACCTAGATTCCAAAGTTTAGATGCATTCTTTAATCTTTCAACTGCCAAATTTTTAACTTTTAATCTCGTATTGTACAGCTCAAAATTTGAACGAAGTTGATGAGATAAATTTAATTTCATCTGTTCAATTTCAATTCCTGCCAATTCTTGTTGCAACTCAGCAATTTGAACATTTCTTTTTCTGTTCATCCCTTGAAACAAGTCATATCGCAAATTCACCGTTGCATTGTGCGACCAAGAATTAGTATTAGCACTAAAGCCTTGATCTCCATACAATCTAAAATATCCAACCGCAGGAGTAGTTGAAAGATTCAAAGTAATAACAGGATAGTAAGCACTTTTTTTAGCACTTACCTCAAGCTCTTTAAGTTCGTAATTAATGAATTGATTCTTTAAACTAACATTATCAGACATCATTCTAGTTTGCAGTTCTTCATAAGTGATAACAGGAACTGAAAAATTCAATGAATCTGTCAAATTATATTTAACACCTACATCTTCAGCCATTATCATATTCATATTGCGCATAGCATTATTATACGACAATTCTTGAAGTAGTAAATTAGTAGAATCAGTATAAATTTGATTTTCAAACTCTAACATATCCAAACTTGTACTGATCCCCATCTCACTCTTTATTTCAAAATAATCACGTTCCTTTCTTGCATAATCTAATACTTCTGTTAATACATCCATCTTTCTTTGCTGAACCACCGCACTATAATAAGCCAGTATGACATCATGTATTGTTGATTCAATAACGATAATCGCATTTCCTCTAGTTTGGGCCTGCAATGTTTCAAACCGTTCTTTATTGATCTTAATAGCAAAACCACTAAACACTGTCCACTGCATTTGTAATGAAGCCTGAAGATTATCATTTAATAATACACCCGGAAAAAAAGTTGCCGGATTGTTGGTATTATCCTGTAAAGCCGTATTATTTGTAACATTAAGTGAAAAAGTAGGAATCAATCCAGCTTGTCCCCATGAATTTTGAAGTTTTGCAGCTTGATAATTCCCCGCAATTAATTGGATATCAAAATTCTTTTCAAGGGCTTTTTTTATGGCACCCATTACCGTCAAGTCTTCTTGAGCATAAAGACTTCCTGTCATGAATAATATTATTAAAAGCAGGTACTTTTTCATTACTCTTGTTCTTTTTCAGCTTGATGTTTCTTGTTTAGCAGGACAGGCTCCAATTCTCTTCCCGGACCGATATTCTTGTTTCCCCAAATAAGTTTAATAATATGATTGAAAACCATCTTTGGAAAAAACACCAGAATCGGCATTAAAAACAAGGCAATTAAATACAAAAATTGTGTTGCCACTAATAACAATATTCTAGGTATAGATTTCGCAACACCTGATGCTTCTTCCAAACGTGTTTGATCATTTTTAAATACTTCTTTGTCATTCAACACAA
It contains:
- a CDS encoding TolC family protein, which translates into the protein MKKYLLLIILFMTGSLYAQEDLTVMGAIKKALEKNFDIQLIAGNYQAAKLQNSWGQAGLIPTFSLNVTNNTALQDNTNNPATFFPGVLLNDNLQASLQMQWTVFSGFAIKINKERFETLQAQTRGNAIIVIESTIHDVILAYYSAVVQQRKMDVLTEVLDYARKERDYFEIKSEMGISTSLDMLEFENQIYTDSTNLLLQELSYNNAMRNMNMIMAEDVGVKYNLTDSLNFSVPVITYEELQTRMMSDNVSLKNQFINYELKELEVSAKKSAYYPVITLNLSTTPAVGYFRLYGDQGFSANTNSWSHNATVNLRYDLFQGMNRKRNVQIAELQQELAGIEIEQMKLNLSHQLRSNFELYNTRLKVKNLAVERLKNASKLWNLGKEKYNLGLINVFNLNAIKLSYEQAVLNYYDRLYDLLQTHYDLLRLTGEISQQYKIDENFDPSDN